A single Ziziphus jujuba cultivar Dongzao chromosome 11, ASM3175591v1 DNA region contains:
- the LOC132800037 gene encoding uncharacterized protein LOC132800037 has translation MAMDVWKQFDYLCQNYVLNGLYDDLYGVNCGTKTAKGLWKTLDRKYKTKNVGSRKFDVGPFLDYVMVDFKPLIWMVINEAFQVAIMIEKLPPSWKDFKNYIKYKRKKMDMEALVGKLRFEHDNRRFDKRSLRVKMKANIVEHDQSSKNKKKIGKDSRLEPKGGISKKAKFQGKCCNCDKMGHRVAKCKLPERKKNKEA, from the exons ATGGCAATGGATGTGTGGAAGCAGTTCGATTATTTATGTCAGAATTATGTCTTAAATGGCCTATATGATGATTTGTATGGAGTCAACTGTGGCACGAAGACAGCAAAGGGGCTGTGGAAAACTTTGGACCGCAAATACAAAACTAAGAATGTGGGTTCCAGAAAGTTCGATGTAGGCCCATTCTTGGACTACGTGATGGTGGAtttcaagccattaatat GGATGGTaattaatgaagcctttcaagtagctattatgattgagaagctacctCCTAGTTGGAAAGACTTtaagaattatataaaatacaagagaaagaaaatggatATGGAGGCCCTTGTTGGCAAGCTTCGTTTTGAACATGATAATAGGAGATTTGATAAAAGGTCTTTGAGGGTTAAGATGAAGGCCAATATTGTGGAGCATGATCAaagctccaagaataagaagaaaattggaaaagatTCCAGGTTGGAGCCTAAAGGAGGGATCTCCAAGAAAGCCAAGTTTCAAGGTAAATGTTGtaactgtgacaagatgggtcatagAGTGGCAAAATGCAAGTTGCcggaaaggaagaagaacaaAGAGGCATAG